The following is a genomic window from Sulfitobacter pontiacus.
AGCGCGGTCGAGGCCGTGAACCCCGCGACCACCGGCTATCTTGGCGGGCTTGGCCTGCCGGTGATCATCGCCTGGCCCGTGGGCGGGCTGTTTGCAGCCGGAGCGGCCTGGCTGATCGGGAAAACCGCGCTTGGGCTGCGGTCGGATTACCTAGCGATCGCGACCCTGGGCATCGCCGAGATCATCATCGCCGTGCTCAAGAACGAAGACTGGCTGTCGCGGGGCGTCAAGAACGTCATTGGCATCCCGCGTCCCGTCCCCTATGAGATCGACCTGCAAAATAACGCGGGCTTTGTCGAACAGGCGGCCGGCTTCGGACTGAACCCGGTAGAGGCATCGACGCTTTGGGTGAAATTCCTGTATGTGTGTCTGTTCGCCGTGGTGCTCTTGGTGCTGATGTGGCTAAGCCAGCGGGCGCTGAATTCGCCCTGGGGCCGCATGCTGCGCGCGATCCGCGACAACGAGGTCGCGGCCGAAGCCATGGGCAAGGACGTGACCGCACGGCATTTACAGGTGTTCATCCTCGGCTCTGCCATCTGCGGGATTGCCGGCGCGATGATGACCACGCTGGACAGCCAGTTGACGCCCGGATCCTACCAGCCGCTGCGCTTCACCTTCCTGATCTGGGTCATGGTGATCGTTGGCGGGTCCGGCAACAATCTGGGGGCCGTGCTGGGGGGCTTTTTGATGTGGTAC
Proteins encoded in this region:
- a CDS encoding branched-chain amino acid ABC transporter permease, translating into MNETLKNTALFAIVALLIVLTGLAQSWNAALLIIAMGLISSIMALGVNLQWGFAGLFNVGIMGFVALGGLAAVLIGMPPTQGAWSAGGWGILTALLMGAATIILAVQVMKRMAKGWLRTLVVLVVLVAGFFIFRALLDPSVSAVEAVNPATTGYLGGLGLPVIIAWPVGGLFAAGAAWLIGKTALGLRSDYLAIATLGIAEIIIAVLKNEDWLSRGVKNVIGIPRPVPYEIDLQNNAGFVEQAAGFGLNPVEASTLWVKFLYVCLFAVVLLVLMWLSQRALNSPWGRMLRAIRDNEVAAEAMGKDVTARHLQVFILGSAICGIAGAMMTTLDSQLTPGSYQPLRFTFLIWVMVIVGGSGNNLGAVLGGFLMWYLWVMVEPMGLWLMQLVTAGMSDGYWLKDHLIESAAHMRLMTMGAVLLLVLRFSPRGLIPEK